The following proteins are encoded in a genomic region of Dasypus novemcinctus isolate mDasNov1 chromosome 3, mDasNov1.1.hap2, whole genome shotgun sequence:
- the LOC101423155 gene encoding glutathione peroxidase 2 isoform X3: MAYIAKSFYDLSAISLDGEKVDFNTFRGRAVLIENVASLUGTTTRDFTQLNELQCRFPRRLVVLGFPCNQFGHQENCQNEEILNSLKYVRPGNDFQPTFTLVQKCEVNGQNEHPVFAYLKDKLPYPYDDPFSLMTDPKYIIWSPVRRSDVAWNFEKFLIGPEGEPFRRYSRTFPTINIEPDIKRLLKVAI, encoded by the exons ATGGCATACATCGCTAAGTCCTTCTACGACCTCAGTGCTATCAGCCTGGATGGGGAGAAGGTTGATTTTAATACCTTTCGAGGCAGGGCAGTGCTGATTGAGAATGTGGCCTCGCTCTGAGGCACAACCACCCGGGACTTCACCCAGCTCAACGAGCTGCAATGCCGCTTTCCCAGGCGCCTGGTTGTTCTCGGCTTCCCTTGCAACCAATTTGGACACCAG GAGAACTGTCAGAATGAGGAGATACTGAACAGTCTCAAGTATGTCCGCCCTGGGAATGACTTCCAGCCCACCTTTACCCTTGTCCAAAAGTGTGAGGTGAATGGTCAGAACGAGCATCCTGTCTTCGCCTACCTGAAGGACAAGCTCCCCTACCCTTATGATGACCCGTTCTCCCTCATGACAGATCCCAAGTACATCATTTGGAGCCCTGTGCGCCGCTCAGATGTGGCCTGGAACTTTGAGAAGTTCCTTATAGGGCCAGAGGGGGAGCCCTTTCGACGCTACAGCCGTACCTTCCCTACCATCAACATTGAGCCTGACATCAAGCGCCTCCTCAAAGTTGCCATATAG